The stretch of DNA TGCCTTGGTAAAGCTCTTATACTGGGCTACATAATAAAAGATCCGGTAGTAGTCGTAAGTGATCATGTATTGTCTCCATCCTGTGATATGATTTTAATATGTTTACGATATTAATAATACTTTTTACATTTGCTTCTGAGCAAACTATAATACACCCGAGGAAAAAAATCAATGACAGGAGTGATTTAGAGTGGTTTCAGGAGGCAGAAAGCTGCAGAGCGCAGACCGGCAGATGTCAGAAGCTTTTATCACAAGTGTATTTCTGGCAATGTCCGGCGGATTTCAGGATGCCTACACATACTTTACAAGAGATGAGGTGTTTTCCAACGCCCAGACAGGCAACGTGGTTCTGATGAGCCAAAATTTTATGACAGGACAGTGGGGAGAGGGCTTAAGGTACCTGTTCCCTGTTTTAGCCTTTGCCATTGGTGTTGTAGCGGCGGAGCGGATCCAGAGTACCTTTAAATATGCAAAAAAACTTCACTGGAGGCAGATGATCCTGCTGATCGAGATCCTGATCCTTTTTGCGGTGGGATTTATGCCGGGAGAATTGGATATGCTAGCAACCGTACTGGTATCCTTTTCCTGCGCCATGCAGGTACAGACCTTCCGGAAGGTGGGCGGTTATTCCTATGCAAGCACCATGTGCATCGGAAATTTACGAAGCGGCACGGCGGCGTTGTCCGTGTATTGTCGTGAAAAACGTCCGGAACAGTTGAAGCAGGCTCTTTATTATTTCGGAATAATTTTCTTTTTTGCCATTGGAGCCGGTGGCGGAGGAAATCTGTCCATGAGGCTGGGGATCCCGGCAATCTGGGTATCGGATGTTTTGCTTCTGATCAGCTTTATTCTGATGTTTTCCAGTAAACATAGAGATTAGAAAGGGTGAGGAATTGTGGAAAACAGCACATTATTCCCAAGAGAGGAAAAGGCGGAGCTTTTATTTGAAAAGATCCTGAAGGATCCGGAGGCGTGCAGACGGCTGACGGAGACCTTCTATGAATCCATGGATGCGGATACAGACATAGAATGCGGATATCTTCCTCCGGAAAAATTCGCCTATGCATTGCTGGACGCATATAAAAACCGTGATCTGACAGCTCTCCTTATGGCGATCTGCCAGAACAGTATGTTTGATCTTCTGCGAAATTCTTTTCTGGCACCGTTCAGGTTCAATGCAGATGGACAGGAGAATCCGGTATTTCTCACAGATGAAAAAGGAAATTTTCTGCGGGAAAAGGGAATCCATGTAAGTGACAGGGATTACGACCGATTTCGCAGGATATACAGGGAGAAACCTGGTGTAAAGATGTATCTGGCGTATGGCTACCGGAAGCGCCATGCCTATGATGAAGATACCATGGAAGTAGAAGAGTACAAAATGGGCGAACATATCGGTGTGCTGCTGGTGTATGAGCTTCCGGACAGCGTAAAGGAAAAAGAAACGGAGGCACAGGCCTATGCGGCTGTATGGGATATCATGATGGCAATTCAGAAGAAGCTTCCAAGAGCTTTTGTGTATTATGGGCAGGATTCTGTGGAGGATGGTGGAAAACGTTATGACGGACTGGGCGTTTTTCTCCCCATCCATAAATTTGCGGACCGCCTGGAAAAAATGATCGGGATCGCTGATGAGATCGTAATGAAATAGAATGTACAAAAAAGGACTGCTTTTGTATTGCTCCGGTTATCAGAAGGATAGCTGATGACCGGAAGCTACAGAAAGCAGTCCTTTTTGTATGCCCATCAGGTGCAGTAGCGGAACATTTTGTCCGTAAGGATCCTGGCGAAAATAAGGCCCAGGGGAAGAGCAACGATGATCAGGATCGCAGCTGCAAACCAGGAGGCGGAAACATTCAGGGACATGATCCCCAGATTGTAGATCGCCCGGTAGAGATAAAGCCCCGGGACCATGATCACAATGGATGGTACGGTAATGGAAATTCTGGGATATCCCACTTTTGTTTTGATGAGGGAGGCCAGAAGTCCGGCGGTCAGTGCTCCGAGAAAAGCTGCGGCAGCAGGTGGAAAACCGGCAAGATCAACAAGTTCCAGCCGGAGTGTGTTGGACAGTGCACCGATGAAAGCGGCAGCTGCGGCTAGACGGACAGGGCTGTTGAACATGACCGAAAAGCCGAATACCCCGCAGAAGCTTGCCAGAAGCCGGAACAGGATCCTCTGAGCTGCCGAAAGCTCCAGAGGCAGGAAATCCACAGGTTTCAGATGAAGAAGCAGTGCCATTAGCCAGGCAGAGACAGCAGCCACCATTACAACAATAATGGCGTAGGCCAGTCGTTCCAGACCGGAACGCATATCCAGCTTGGCAAGGTCGATCCCGCTTGTGATAAACGGAAAGCCTGGAATGATAAACAGCATGGAACAGATGTATCCGGCCTCATGCTGGACGGAAATGTGGAACAGAAGCTCTGCCAGCTTCAGGAAGCCTGCATATACAAGACAGGCAGAGGAAACAGAAACTGCAATGCACATAAACAGAGTAAAATGATGCTTGCCAAGCTTGCAGCGGATGGCGTTTCCGATGCCTGCGCCTGCAAAAGCCAGGATCATTTCCAGCGGGCCACCGCCCAGAAGAAAAGTAAATGCACCACAGGCCAGTGCAGAAGCCAGTCCCAGGGATGCAGGGGAATAAAGCCCGTGGATCCGCTCGATCTCATCTAACTGACTGTGCAGTGCTTCACCGCTCATATGGATACCCTCCGCAGGAAAATCACTGACAAAATGTTCCAGCCTGTTCAGTCTGGAAGTATTTACGCCGGTGGTAGTCAGACTAAGTGCATGGGAAAAACTGCTCTCACCGTCAAAGCAGGTGTAGCTTATAGACATCAGTCCGATATCTGCGGAACAGGTGATACCAAGTGCTTCTGACAATGTATTCATGGAACTCCGTACCCGCCAGGCACCGGTCCCACAGGAGAGAAGCATCATGCCTGTACGGCCGATCAGGGAAGCTTTTTCGGAAAGAGAAGCTTCGGTGATGGGCTGGTTGTTCCTGGCGCTTACGTAGTTGTGCCAGGGGATTTCCATATGATTACGTTTGATTAGAATATCTGACATAGAAATCACTTCTTTCTATATATTAAAATCATATAGTTGCTATTATAAATATATATAATAACTATAATCAGATATATTGTAGCCATTATTCTGAAAAAGTCAAGTGTAGATGAAATAAAATCTGACAGTACTAAAACGTCACTGTTAAAGATTTATCATTTTTTTGCGGAAAATGAATTTTTTTGGTTGCTTTTACGTACAATTTATGTATAATTGTGGATAGGGATGTTGGAATGACCAATTCCTATGGCAGGATGACAAAAACCTGCAGCAGTAGGTGGCTATCATAATTACTATTAAAGAAGAGAGGTAAATGTTAAGATGGCAAAAATCGATTTAACAAAGTATGGTATTACCGGAACAACTGAGATCGTGTACAATCCTTCCTACGAGACATTATTTGAGGAAGAGACCAAACCGGAGCTTGAAGGATTTGAGAAGGGTCAGGTCAGTGAGCTTGGTGCTGTCAATGTAATGACAGGTATCTACACAGGACGTTCCCCTAAAGACAAATACATCGTTATGGATGAGAACTCCAAGGACACAGTTTGGTGGACATCCGATGAGTACAAGAACGATAACCATCCGGCAACTCAGGAAGCATGGAATGCAGTTAAAGATCTTGCCAAGAAGGAGCTTTCCAACAAGAAACTTTTCGTAGTAGATGCATTCTGCGGAGCTAACAAAGACACACGTATGGCTATCCGTTTCATCGTTGAGGTTGCATGGCAGGCACACTTCGTAACAAACATGTTCATTCAGCCGACAGCTGAGGAGCTTGAGAACTTTGAGCCGGATTTCGTTGTTTACAACGCATCCAAGGCTAAAGTTGAGAACTACAAAGAATTAGGACTTAACTCTGAGACAGCTGTAATGTTCAACATTACAAGCCGTGAGCAGGTTATCGTTAATACATGGTACGGCGGAGAGATGAAGAAAGGTATGTTCTCCATGATGAACTACTATCTGCCGCTTAAGGGCATCGCTTCCATGCACTGCTCTGCAAACACAGACCTTAACGGAGAGAACACAGCTATCTTCTTCGGTCTTTCCGGAACAGGTAAGACAACACTTTCCACAGATCCTAAGCGTCTTCTGATCGGTGATGACGAGCATGGCTGGGATGACAACGGAGTATTCAACTTCGAGGGTGGATGCTACGCTAAGGTTATCAACCTTGACAAAGAGTCTGAGCCGGACATCTACAATGCGATCAAGAGAAACGCTCTTCTTGAGAACGTAACACTTGATGCTGAGGGCAAGATCGACTTCGCTGACAAGAGCGTAACAGAGAACACACGTGTTTCTTACCCGATCAACCACATCGAGAACATTGTTCGCCCTGTATCTTCTGCACCGGCAGCGAAAGAGGTTATCTTCCTGTCCGCAGATGCATTCGGCGTACTTCCTCCAGTATCTATCCTGACACCGGAGCAGACACAGTACTACTTCCTTTCCGGATTCACAGCTAAACTTGCTGGTACAGAGCGTGGAATCACAGAGCCTACTCCTACATTCTCCGCATGCTTCGGACAGGCATTCCTTGAGCTTCATCCGACAAAATATGCTGAGGAGCTCGTTAAGAGAATGGAGAAGAGCGGTGCGAAAGCATACCTCGTTAACACAGGATGGAATGGAACTGGAAAACGTATCTCCATCAAAGATACTCGTGGTATCATCGATGCTATCCTTGACGGATCTATCCTTAAAGCTCCGACAAAGAAGATCCCATTCTTCAACTTCGAGGTTCCGACAGAGCTTCCGGGCGTAGATCCTGCAATCCTTGACCCACGTGACACATATGCAGATGCTGCAGAGTGGGAGACAAAGGCTAAAGATCTTGCTGCAAGATTCGTTAAGAACTTTGCTAAATATGAAGGAAATGCAGCTGGTAAAGCACTCGTTGCAGCCGGCCCGCAGGCATAATCAGTCATTCCAACTGAATACAGATCGTAGACTTAACCGGGAGCGGATTTATCCGCTCCCGGTTTTTTGACAAACAACTGAGGATCTATTGTTTGATATAGAACTGTGCAGTGCGAAGCATGTTTCCAGACATGGAATAAACAGAAAGTTGAAGATATCTACCTGTAAAATAAAAAACTTTGGCTTGACTAACATAAGGTTCATGGTGTATCCTTTCTGAGAAGTTGAGCGGGAGACCCGTAAGACTGTAAAAATTCTCTTTGCACTGCATTACATTCGAACAGGATGCGAGATCAACAGTACAAACTGAGCAGGCGATGCTTTTCGGAATCGAAAATATTTATCGAAGGCATGGGGCCGGGCCGCAGGAAGCGGCAGCGGATATGGATTTAAACGTAATTGCAAAGAACCTGCATTCACGGAATATGAGGTGAAGCAGAATGTGACTTTGCTTTCAGACATATCTGCGGGACAGTGTATGTTTCGCAGGTATGTCTTTTTTACTGCAAAATATGGATGGAACAGAAGGTAGAAGCTGGGATATCCCTATACAGAAAAGAAAGAACACCGGCGGAAAATCGCACTGTAGCGAGTAGTGAAGGAACCGCCGGTTTTTTCACGGAAAATGTTGTGCCATAAGAAGAACCTGATCATATATTTAAAAGGAGATTCTGTTTATGGAACACACAGAAAACAAAACAATTATACATGATACAGAAAAAACAGCTTCATGGGAACAGCAGACAGCAATGAAGGTATCCGGGATCAGTATTCTGGTAAACCTTTTATTATCTGTATTTAAACTGATCGCAGGTATTGTGGCACATTCAGGAGCGATGATCTCGGATGCCATTCATTCTGCATCAGATGTGGGAAGCACCTTCATCGTAATTATCGGTGTCCGTCTTTCTACAAAGAAATCGGACAAAGAGCACCAGTACGGACATGAAAGAATGGAGTGTGTTTCTTCCATTGTCCTTGCAGGAATGCTGCTTGTCACTGGTCTCGGGATCGGAATTACCGGTGCCCGTGATATCGTAAAAAGCACATCCGGCGGAACCATTGCCATTCCGGGAACACTTGCACTGATTGCAGCAGTGGTATCCATTGTGGTAAAAGAGTGGATGTTCTGGTATACAAGAGGTGCTGCAAAGAAGATCAATTCAGGAGCCCTGATGGCAGA from Blautia sp. SC05B48 encodes:
- a CDS encoding YoaK family protein encodes the protein MSEAFITSVFLAMSGGFQDAYTYFTRDEVFSNAQTGNVVLMSQNFMTGQWGEGLRYLFPVLAFAIGVVAAERIQSTFKYAKKLHWRQMILLIEILILFAVGFMPGELDMLATVLVSFSCAMQVQTFRKVGGYSYASTMCIGNLRSGTAALSVYCREKRPEQLKQALYYFGIIFFFAIGAGGGGNLSMRLGIPAIWVSDVLLLISFILMFSSKHRD
- a CDS encoding DUF4866 domain-containing protein; this encodes MENSTLFPREEKAELLFEKILKDPEACRRLTETFYESMDADTDIECGYLPPEKFAYALLDAYKNRDLTALLMAICQNSMFDLLRNSFLAPFRFNADGQENPVFLTDEKGNFLREKGIHVSDRDYDRFRRIYREKPGVKMYLAYGYRKRHAYDEDTMEVEEYKMGEHIGVLLVYELPDSVKEKETEAQAYAAVWDIMMAIQKKLPRAFVYYGQDSVEDGGKRYDGLGVFLPIHKFADRLEKMIGIADEIVMK
- a CDS encoding threonine/serine ThrE exporter family protein, encoding MSDILIKRNHMEIPWHNYVSARNNQPITEASLSEKASLIGRTGMMLLSCGTGAWRVRSSMNTLSEALGITCSADIGLMSISYTCFDGESSFSHALSLTTTGVNTSRLNRLEHFVSDFPAEGIHMSGEALHSQLDEIERIHGLYSPASLGLASALACGAFTFLLGGGPLEMILAFAGAGIGNAIRCKLGKHHFTLFMCIAVSVSSACLVYAGFLKLAELLFHISVQHEAGYICSMLFIIPGFPFITSGIDLAKLDMRSGLERLAYAIIVVMVAAVSAWLMALLLHLKPVDFLPLELSAAQRILFRLLASFCGVFGFSVMFNSPVRLAAAAAFIGALSNTLRLELVDLAGFPPAAAAFLGALTAGLLASLIKTKVGYPRISITVPSIVIMVPGLYLYRAIYNLGIMSLNVSASWFAAAILIIVALPLGLIFARILTDKMFRYCT
- the pckA gene encoding phosphoenolpyruvate carboxykinase (ATP); the encoded protein is MAKIDLTKYGITGTTEIVYNPSYETLFEEETKPELEGFEKGQVSELGAVNVMTGIYTGRSPKDKYIVMDENSKDTVWWTSDEYKNDNHPATQEAWNAVKDLAKKELSNKKLFVVDAFCGANKDTRMAIRFIVEVAWQAHFVTNMFIQPTAEELENFEPDFVVYNASKAKVENYKELGLNSETAVMFNITSREQVIVNTWYGGEMKKGMFSMMNYYLPLKGIASMHCSANTDLNGENTAIFFGLSGTGKTTLSTDPKRLLIGDDEHGWDDNGVFNFEGGCYAKVINLDKESEPDIYNAIKRNALLENVTLDAEGKIDFADKSVTENTRVSYPINHIENIVRPVSSAPAAKEVIFLSADAFGVLPPVSILTPEQTQYYFLSGFTAKLAGTERGITEPTPTFSACFGQAFLELHPTKYAEELVKRMEKSGAKAYLVNTGWNGTGKRISIKDTRGIIDAILDGSILKAPTKKIPFFNFEVPTELPGVDPAILDPRDTYADAAEWETKAKDLAARFVKNFAKYEGNAAGKALVAAGPQA
- a CDS encoding cation diffusion facilitator family transporter, translating into MEHTENKTIIHDTEKTASWEQQTAMKVSGISILVNLLLSVFKLIAGIVAHSGAMISDAIHSASDVGSTFIVIIGVRLSTKKSDKEHQYGHERMECVSSIVLAGMLLVTGLGIGITGARDIVKSTSGGTIAIPGTLALIAAVVSIVVKEWMFWYTRGAAKKINSGALMADAWHHRSDALSSIGAFVGILGARLGYPILDPIASIVICVMIAKASIDIFRDAIDKMVDHSCDAKTEESMKREILKVPGVRRVDLLKTRLFGSKMYVDIEIAADGNISLFDAHDIAENVHHTIENKFKDVKHCMVHVNPING